One part of the Paroedura picta isolate Pp20150507F chromosome 5, Ppicta_v3.0, whole genome shotgun sequence genome encodes these proteins:
- the LOC143837222 gene encoding interferon-inducible GTPase 5-like isoform X2 has protein sequence MGGSITKALIGEELQKLKDEMQNQNLADVIEESKSNLKLLNNTTLDIAITGMSGTGKSSLVNALRGMTDCEEDAAETGVTETTLTRKKYTHPTFPKVTLWDLPGTGTPQFVPKKYLKDVHFEEYDFFIIVASDRFTSHDVLLAHEIQKLKKKFYYVRTKVDVSIDSERKKPNFNEEKSLEKMRNYCCDNLRDVKPIPMVFLISRWDLKLYDFPLFLQTLVSDLDGLKRDVLIGALPAFSREVLGKKKAAMEAHIRKIALVSCAIGAICVPGLSLACDIGILVGTMRYFCNIFGLDASSLNRLSSRAGKPVDVLRSAIKKSPLASQVTAEFVIDLLSKSLLCGTMMAVKLALDFIPILGSLTGGGLSFVTTFYMLKTFLHNVTRDAENVLAKAAE, from the coding sequence ATGGGTGGTTCCATCACAAAAGCTCTCATCGGAGAAGAACTTCAAAAACTGAAGGATGAGATGCAAAATCAGAATCTCGCAGATGTGATCGAAGAAAGTAAAAGCAACTTGAAGTTATTAAATAACACCACTCTTGACATTGCCATTACAGGCATGTCAGGTACTGGCAAATCATCGCTTGTCAATGCCCTGAGGGGCATGACTGATTGTGAAGAGGATGCAGCAGAGACTGGGGTAACAGAAACCACGCTGACTAGGAAGAAATACACACATCCCACATTCCCCAAAGTAACATTATGGGATCTTCCAGGAACTGGGACCCCCCAGTTTGTACCAAAGAAATACCTGAAGGACGTACATTTCGAGGAGTATGATTTCTTCATTATCGTTGCATCAGATCGCTTCACTTCACATGATGTTCTCCTGGCCCATGAAATTCAGAAGTTGAAGAAGAAGTTCTACTATGTGCGCACCAAAGTGGATGTGAGCATagattctgaaagaaaaaaaccaaACTTCAATGAGGAGAAaagcctggagaagatgaggaACTACTGTTGTGATAACCTGAGAGATGTCAAACCGATCCCAATGGTTTTTCTTATCTCTAGGTGGGATTTGAAACTATatgatttccccctctttctacAGACCTTGGTGAGTGACTTGGATGGCCTCAAGAGAGATGTCTTAATTGGAGCTCTTCCAGCTTTCTCCAGAGAAGTCCTGGGGAAGAAAAAGGCTGCAATGGAAGCCCACATACGGAAAATAGCCCTTGTGTCTTGTGCTATTGGTGCAATTTGTGTCCCTGGCCTCTCTCTTGCCTGCGATATTGGCATCTTGGTTGGAACAATGAGATATTTTTGCAACATCTTTGGTTTGGATGCAAGTTCCCTCAATAGACTTTCAAGCCGGGCTGGCAAACCTGTTGATGTGTTGCGATCAGCTATCAAAAAGTCCCCACTGGCCAGTCAAGTTACCGCAGAATTTGTGATTGATCTTTTATCCAAGTCACTATTGTGTGGAACAATGATGGCAGTGAAGTTGGCTCTTGATTTTATACCCATCTTGGGCTCTCTAACTGGCGGAGGGCTTTCTTTTGTAACAACATTCTACATGCTGAAGACCTTTCTGCATAATGTTACGAGGGATGCTGAGAATGTCCTGGCAAAAGCTGCAGAGTAA
- the LOC143837222 gene encoding interferon-inducible GTPase 5-like isoform X1: MLHSYCRRKIIARVLSDIKLRVSLSPFFFLLKRRSSGHSRRTNMGGSITKALIGEELQKLKDEMQNQNLADVIEESKSNLKLLNNTTLDIAITGMSGTGKSSLVNALRGMTDCEEDAAETGVTETTLTRKKYTHPTFPKVTLWDLPGTGTPQFVPKKYLKDVHFEEYDFFIIVASDRFTSHDVLLAHEIQKLKKKFYYVRTKVDVSIDSERKKPNFNEEKSLEKMRNYCCDNLRDVKPIPMVFLISRWDLKLYDFPLFLQTLVSDLDGLKRDVLIGALPAFSREVLGKKKAAMEAHIRKIALVSCAIGAICVPGLSLACDIGILVGTMRYFCNIFGLDASSLNRLSSRAGKPVDVLRSAIKKSPLASQVTAEFVIDLLSKSLLCGTMMAVKLALDFIPILGSLTGGGLSFVTTFYMLKTFLHNVTRDAENVLAKAAE, translated from the coding sequence ATGCTACATTCATATTGTCGGAGGAAAATTATTGCTCGGGTGTTATCTGATATTAAATTAAGAGTctcactttccccctttttctttttgctcaaaCGACGCTCAAGCGGACACTCAAGAAGAACAAACATGGGTGGTTCCATCACAAAAGCTCTCATCGGAGAAGAACTTCAAAAACTGAAGGATGAGATGCAAAATCAGAATCTCGCAGATGTGATCGAAGAAAGTAAAAGCAACTTGAAGTTATTAAATAACACCACTCTTGACATTGCCATTACAGGCATGTCAGGTACTGGCAAATCATCGCTTGTCAATGCCCTGAGGGGCATGACTGATTGTGAAGAGGATGCAGCAGAGACTGGGGTAACAGAAACCACGCTGACTAGGAAGAAATACACACATCCCACATTCCCCAAAGTAACATTATGGGATCTTCCAGGAACTGGGACCCCCCAGTTTGTACCAAAGAAATACCTGAAGGACGTACATTTCGAGGAGTATGATTTCTTCATTATCGTTGCATCAGATCGCTTCACTTCACATGATGTTCTCCTGGCCCATGAAATTCAGAAGTTGAAGAAGAAGTTCTACTATGTGCGCACCAAAGTGGATGTGAGCATagattctgaaagaaaaaaaccaaACTTCAATGAGGAGAAaagcctggagaagatgaggaACTACTGTTGTGATAACCTGAGAGATGTCAAACCGATCCCAATGGTTTTTCTTATCTCTAGGTGGGATTTGAAACTATatgatttccccctctttctacAGACCTTGGTGAGTGACTTGGATGGCCTCAAGAGAGATGTCTTAATTGGAGCTCTTCCAGCTTTCTCCAGAGAAGTCCTGGGGAAGAAAAAGGCTGCAATGGAAGCCCACATACGGAAAATAGCCCTTGTGTCTTGTGCTATTGGTGCAATTTGTGTCCCTGGCCTCTCTCTTGCCTGCGATATTGGCATCTTGGTTGGAACAATGAGATATTTTTGCAACATCTTTGGTTTGGATGCAAGTTCCCTCAATAGACTTTCAAGCCGGGCTGGCAAACCTGTTGATGTGTTGCGATCAGCTATCAAAAAGTCCCCACTGGCCAGTCAAGTTACCGCAGAATTTGTGATTGATCTTTTATCCAAGTCACTATTGTGTGGAACAATGATGGCAGTGAAGTTGGCTCTTGATTTTATACCCATCTTGGGCTCTCTAACTGGCGGAGGGCTTTCTTTTGTAACAACATTCTACATGCTGAAGACCTTTCTGCATAATGTTACGAGGGATGCTGAGAATGTCCTGGCAAAAGCTGCAGAGTAA
- the LOC143837234 gene encoding phospholipase A2 inhibitor gamma subunit B-like: MLPRLLVFSVLLTTGAFLECEVCSSPGSSCSGEPELCDANEDTCAIISIENSLEDVTVQTIAKDCESAEACMTPGKSMNMGNGRTIQSYSICCIDDSCLMETPQLAPAENVTNGIQCPACFSTNGTCDPQKINCTGDEDFCFEMVSSTRVGEKIIDTIMKGCATRHICLAIEEGRSSPIRGAGLAFKEGKCSPKASRGFQTTGLLFPTFTGLLLMKIIL; this comes from the exons ATGCTCCCAAGGCTCTTAGTCTTCTCTGTGCTTCTCACAACAG gAGCTTTTCTGGAGTGTGAGGTTTGTTCGAGCCCTGGCAGCAGCTGTAGTGGTGAGCCCGAACTCTGTGACGCTAATGAAGACACCTGTGCCATCATCTCTATAGAGAATTCTCTAG AAGACGTCACGGTTCAGACAATAGCGAAAGACTGTGAATCTGCCGAGGCCTGCATGACGCCTGGGAAGTCCATGAACATGGGGAATGGAAGAACCATCCAGTCCTACTCTATCTGTTGCATCGATGATTCCTGTTTGATGGAGACACCACAAT TAGCCCCAGCGGAAAACGTCACGAATGGAATACAATGCCCGGCCTGCTTCTCTACCAATGGAACCTGTGATCCCCAAAAGATCAATTGTACTGGAGATGAGGATTTTTGCTTTGAGATGGTCTCATCCACACGTGTTG GTGAGAAAATCATTGATACCATCATGAAGGGCTGCGCCACCAGGCATATTTGCTTAGCAATAGAAGAAGGACGGTCTTCCCCTATCCGAGGGGCCGGTCTGGCTTTCAAAGAGGGCAAGTGTAGCCCTAAAGCTTCTAGGGGATTTCAGACCACCGGGCTCCTCTTCCCAACCTTCACTGGACTTCTGCTGATGAAGATTATCTTGTAG